The proteins below come from a single Gemmatimonadales bacterium genomic window:
- a CDS encoding GspH/FimT family pseudopilin has product MKTNKMYSAARGFTIIEIVMVVVLVGILMSVSLPFFRTGSTKSSVRGAMDAISSLHAVAKATAIQRGRFARLVMIPGSATALVVANRSTGTVLDTIGSVENLGTRFSITFTTTRDTLVFTPRGIGAELSGTTIIIVRGDFRDTITISAAGRLTR; this is encoded by the coding sequence ATGAAGACCAACAAGATGTACTCGGCTGCTCGTGGCTTCACTATCATCGAGATAGTGATGGTGGTCGTTCTGGTTGGCATACTGATGTCGGTCTCGCTGCCGTTCTTCCGCACCGGTTCGACGAAGTCGTCAGTACGCGGGGCCATGGATGCCATCAGCTCGCTGCATGCGGTGGCCAAGGCCACGGCGATCCAGCGCGGCCGCTTCGCCCGCCTGGTGATGATCCCAGGGTCCGCCACGGCGTTGGTCGTCGCCAACCGTTCGACCGGAACGGTGCTCGATACCATCGGCTCCGTCGAGAATCTGGGTACCCGGTTCAGCATCACGTTTACCACCACCCGGGACACCCTCGTCTTCACCCCCCGCGGCATCGGTGCCGAGCTGTCGGGCACGACGATCATCATCGTCCGGGGCGATTTCCGCGACACGATCACGATCTCGGCGGCGGGGAGGCTTACCAGATGA